Part of the Labrenzia sp. PHM005 genome is shown below.
TTGCGCGGCCATCGGCAAGATGGGCATTCCGGAAATGCGCAAACGCGGCTATCCAGATGGAGTTGCAGCCGGGTCGATCGCTGCAGGTGGCACGCTCGGCATCCTGATCCCGCCGTCCGTCACCATGATCGTCTACGGCATTGCCACGGAAACCTCGATCGGTCGGCTGTTTCTGGCAGGCGTGTTTCCAGGCTTGTTGCTGGTCGGCTTGTTCATGGCCTGGTCGCTCTATTCCACCTGGCGGTCTGGCAACGCGTCGGTCTTAAGTTCTGGCAGTTACACCTGGCGGCAAAGGTTTGAAATCCTGCCGCGGGTGGTGCCTTTCCTGGCGATCATCGTCGGCGTTCTTTATGCCATGTACGGCGGCATCGCGACGCCCTCGGAAACAGCAGCCGTCGGCGCCCTCCTCTGCCTGATCATCGCCATGGTGATTTACAAGCTTTGGAACCCGGGTGATCTTTGGGTGGTCCTGCGTGACAGCACCAAGGAAAGCGTGATGATCCTGTTCATCATCGCCGCTGCCGGTGTCTTTTCCTACATGCTGTCGTCGCTGTTCATCACGCAGGCGATTGCCGAGTGGATTGGCACCTTGGACGTCAACCGCTGGGTTCTGATGGGCGCGGTCAACATCTTCCTGCTGATCGCCGGATTTTTCTTACCCCCGGTTGCCGTCATCCTGATGGCTGCTCCGATCCTCTTGCCGATCATTACGACGGCTGGATTTGATCCCATCTGGTTTGCGGTTGTCCTGACCATCAACATGGAAATTGGCTTGATCTCGCCGCCGGTCGGACTCAACTTATATGTCATCAACGGCATTGCGCCGGACATCTCGCTGAAGACCATCCTCCAAGGGTCCTTACCCTTTGTGGCATGTATGGTAGTGGCGATCATCTTGCTATGCCTGTTTCCCGGTCTGGCAACCTGGTTGCCCGACGCCGTCATGGGAGCCACGCGATGACATTATTGGCCGATCTGCTTTCTTCACTGTTTGACCGCCGGTACCGGACCTTCTTGCCGGGCGGCGATGATAACCGGTCCATGGAAGAACTTACCGCCGCACTGATCGGTGCGGCCGGTGAGGTTTCGGGCAGCACGATTGCCCGGCATATCCTTGACCGTTACGAACGCGCTGACGAAAGCGAAAAACAGGCCTTTTTCCGTCATCTTGCCGAAGATATGGCCGTGTCTGTCGCGGATCTTCGGGAAGCCTTGGAGACCTATGAAAAGGGTCAATCCAAGGCTAGTTACCGCGCCCTTGTACATACCGCGGAACCCAAACGGCAGGAACTGATCCGCCGCCTCAATCAGGTGCCGGATGCCACCCGTTCATTGGTGGCCATGCGCGAAGACCTGCTGCGGTTCAGCAAGTCGGACGATGCGCTCCAGGCGCTGGATGTGGACTTCGGGCATCTTTTCGCCAGCTGGTTCAACAGGGGATTTCTCGTGCTCAGACCGATCAATTGGGAAAGCCCGGCAAACATCCTGGAAAAGATCATTGCCTATGAAGCCGTTCATGCGATCCACAGCTGGGATGACCTCCGGAGGCGGCTGCAGCCGGCCGACCGGCGGTGTTTTGCCTTCTTTCACCCGACCATGCCGGACGAACCGCTGATCTTTGTTGAGGTTGCACTGACCAAAGGCATCCCCTCGTCCGTTCAGGACCTTCTAAGTGAGGAGCGAGAGCATATCGAAGCGGAGGATGCGAACACCGCGGTGTTTTACTCCATTTCCAATTGCCAAAAGGGCCTTGCAGGCATTTCTTTTGGCAATTCCCTGATCAAACAGGTGGCGGCTGATCTCTCTTTGGAACTGCAGGGGCTCAAAACTTTTGTCACCCTGTCTCCGATCCCAGGTTTCAGGAGTTGGGCTGAGAAGGCGGAGTTAGAGCCGCTTCCGGACGATCCGAAACAACTTAAAGCCCTTGCGGCCCATTACCTGATTGCGGCCAAGCGCCCCAACGGCATGCCGCTCGATCCGGTTGCCCGGTTCCATCTGGGAAATGGCGCGCAGGTGTACCAGGTCCATGCCGACGCCGATCTTTCCGAAAAAGGTCAACAGCAATCAGCCGGCGTGATGGTCAATTACCTTTACAATCTGGCGAAGGTTTCGCAGAACCACGAACGTTTCGCTTCCTCTCATGAAATTGCGGCCTCTTCGGATATCAAGTCGCTGAGCGCGGCCGCAGAAAAACAACTCGATAGGAGCCCCACCGATGGCCAACCCGCTCTATGATCAGCTTTTCGGCAAACATGCAGGAAAGGCCACTCCGTTCCTCCATCTCGCCGACGGATCTACCCTCACCCATGCGGATTTTCTGGCGACCGGTGCGCAATTCGCACATGTTCTGACGAACCGTGGCTTGAAACCCGGCGATCGCCTGGCCGCTCAGATCCAGAAGTCGCCGGAAGCCTTGGCGCTCTACGCCGCCTGCGCCCAAGCTGGGGTGATCTTTCTGCCACTGAACACCGCCTATACCGTCGACGAGCTGACTTATTTTATCGAGAACAGCGGCGCGTCATTGGTTGTCTGCGATACGGCCAGCGAAGCAGCTCTGAAACCGGTCGCCGAAGGGCTTGGCGCGAAAACCGAAACGCTGAATGCGGATGGCTCCGGCTCCCTGACCGCAGCTGCTAAAGATATGCCTGCAACCTTCGAAACAGTCTCCCGTTCAGCTGACGATCTGGCTGCTTTTCTTTATACATCCGGAACGACCGGGCGTTCCAAAGGAGCCATGCTGACCCAGGCCAACCTCCTATCAAATGCCACGGATTTGGCGCAGTACTGGCGCTTTTCAGACAAAGATGTCCTGCTGCACGCCCTGCCGATCTTCCATACACATGGGCTTTTTGTGGCGACAAACGTGATGTTGTCTGTTGGGGGATCGATGATCTTCCTGCCGAAGTTTGATCTGGATGCGATGATAGCCAATCTGCCGAAGGCGACATCGATGATGGGGGTCCCAACCTTCTACACCCGGCTGTTGGACGATGCCCGTTTCACGAAAGAGCTGACGTCCCACATGCGCCTGTTTATTTCCGGCAGCGCGCCGCTTCTGGCCGAAACCCATGTCCGGTTTGAGGAGGTCACGGGTCATCGGATCCTCGAGCGTTACGGCATGACCGAAACCAACATGAACACATCCAATCCTTATGACGGTGAGCGGCGCGCCGGAACTGTTGGGTTCCCGCTGCCAGGTGTAGACCTAAAAATCACCAATCCGGAAACTGGAGAAACCCTTGCCAACGGCGAGGTCGGGCAAATCGAGGTGCGCGGTCCCAATGTCTTTAAAGGCTATTGGCAAATGCCGGAAAAAACCGCCGCAGAACTCCGTGAGGACGGTTTCTTTATCACCGGAGATCTCGGGAAGATCGATGAAGACGGGTATGTCCACATCGTCGGCCGCAACAAAGACCTGATCATTTCCGGCGGTTACAACATTTATCCGAAAGAAATCGAACTGGTACTGGATGAGCAGCCGGGTGTCTTGGAAAGTGCGGTCATCGGCGTGCCGCATGCCGACTTCGGCGAAACAGTGCTGGGACTGATCGTTCCAAATTCAGGCGATAATCCCGATCTGGACGCGATCCAGAACACCGTAGCAGGCGCCCTCGCCCGCTTCAAACACCCGCGCAAGCTGATCCTCGTCGACAGCCTGCCGCGCAACACCATGGGCAAGGTGCAAAAGAACGTCTTGAGGGAAACCTACGCGGACCTTTTTGCCCCGGCTGCACAGTAAACCGGAGCCCAACGTTGCCCAAAACCCCGTGTTTCGAGGCGTCCCCGGCCTTGAGCCGGGGTCCAAGAGGCTCCGCCCAAATTGATTTGGTCCCGGATCAGGTCCGGGACGGCAATGAGATCCTGGAAGGGCGCAGGTCTGCTGCCAAGCACAGAAAATTAAACCGGCAGAAGCACCGAATAATGCTGGCCCGTCACATGGCGCAATTGTTCAACCGCCGCGGCAAGTTCCGGCCCGACGCTGTCATTCATCCGCGCCTCGGTCAGAACATCTGCGGCCGCACCACTTAAAAAGGCAACCGGCTCGCTGAACTCTGACGGCCGGTAAGGCGTGGCAAGCGCATTGATAGAGGCTGAAAACCGGTCGCCGCCAGTCAGATACATGTACCCATTTGCAAGAAGGTGATCCTGGGAGCGCGCCCAGAGTTCCATGCATTCGTCAGTTTGATCTTCCGGCAGTATCGACATGATCTTGTTGCGTTCGGCTTCATTCATCGCGCCGATGTAAGCCGCGCCTGTTGACGATTTCAGCACAGGCATCCGGTAACCGACATTCAGCCAAATGGTTGCGGAGTTTTCCGGCCGCCAGGTCTTGACCATCAGCATCTCGCCATCGTCCTGAATGGCGACGCCAATCAAGGTTTTGGTGTCATTGGCAAGCTTCTGCATGATGGGTGTCGCGGTTTCGATGAAACCAAAGGCAGCAGCGGCAATGTTGCCAAGCGCAAGCGCAGACGGTCCCAACCGGTATTTGTCATGGTGACGGCCATGCGTCAGATACCCAAGCGCGCAGAGAGTGAAAGTTAGCCGGGACACCGTAGACCGCGGCAGTCCGGTCCGCTCAGAGATTTCCAAGTTCCCGAGCCCATTATCAGTGGGCCGGAAAGCTCTGAGCACACTCAGGCCGCGAGCCAGAGTATTCGCGTAGCGTTTATCGTCCTTAAGGTCCGGCATTTTTCGAGTCACTTCACATCATGTCTATGCATCTACTTATCTGATAATCCAAGATTTTTGGATACCCTTGTCTTTGTTACTTTGCGTTATTTCACAGCCTGCGACAGGAACAACGAGATTGCCGGAAAGGCAACAATGAGCGCCAGGACAATCACGTCCGCACACAGGAAGCGCCAAATCCCAGCGAAAATCGTTCCAACTGGTGCGTCCCGGCCAACCACATTGGCCAGAACAAACACATTGAGACCAACCGGCGGGGTGATCAGTCCGATCTCCAACAGTTTGACGACAACAACACCAAACCAGATTAGGTCCATGCCATTGGCTTCAACCAGTGGGATCATTAGCGGTAGTGTCAGAACCATGATCCCGATCGGATCGAGAAACATGCCAAGAACCAGATAAACCAAACAGATACAGAAAAGCAGCATGGCTGGGCTCAACTGCGCATCTGCAACGGCTTGGACCAGCGCCGGAGCCATGCCGGTGAGTGCAATGGCGGCCACAAAGATTTTTGCGCCTGCGGCAACGATGAACAGCGATGACGTCTGGATTACCGTATCACGGACCGCATGCCACAAGTCACTGAGGCTCAAACGGCGTTGCAGGAAGCCGATTGCCGTTGTGACAACAACACTGACAGCAGCAGCAGCGGTCGCAGTGAAAAAGCCGCCATAGATGCCAATAACGATGATCAGGAAAATCAAGGCGGCCGGCCAGGCATCTTTCGCGGCCCGGATTTTTTCCGCCGTACTTGCCGGTTTTTCACGCGGCGGCGCCACCTTTGGGTCCGCTGTAATCCAGAAGCCAATGACGATGACAAAGCCGATCAAGGTCAAAAGGCCAGGGAGAACGCCGGCCAGAAACAGTTTGCTGACAGAGGTCTCCGTGAAGATCGCATAGATGATGAACAACACGCTTGGCGGGATCAACGAGCCGAGCGTGCCTCCAGCAGCAACACTGGCTGTAGCCAAGCGCGGATCGTAACCAAGCCGGAGCATTTCGGGTGTACAGATCTTGCCCATGGTGGATGCACAGGCAACAGAGGATCCGCTGATCGCAGAAAACCCGCCGCAACCAATCACGGAGGCCACGGCGACACCG
Proteins encoded:
- a CDS encoding TRAP transporter large permease, producing the protein MDPLLLGAIVAIATILVLFSGVSVALGLLIVSGGFLIIFDGMRSLELMPEILFGKLDNFALLSIPMFIIMGASIASTRAGADLYEALERWLTRVPGGLVVSNLGACALFAAMSGSSPATCAAIGKMGIPEMRKRGYPDGVAAGSIAAGGTLGILIPPSVTMIVYGIATETSIGRLFLAGVFPGLLLVGLFMAWSLYSTWRSGNASVLSSGSYTWRQRFEILPRVVPFLAIIVGVLYAMYGGIATPSETAAVGALLCLIIAMVIYKLWNPGDLWVVLRDSTKESVMILFIIAAAGVFSYMLSSLFITQAIAEWIGTLDVNRWVLMGAVNIFLLIAGFFLPPVAVILMAAPILLPIITTAGFDPIWFAVVLTINMEIGLISPPVGLNLYVINGIAPDISLKTILQGSLPFVACMVVAIILLCLFPGLATWLPDAVMGATR
- a CDS encoding IclR family transcriptional regulator; the encoded protein is MPDLKDDKRYANTLARGLSVLRAFRPTDNGLGNLEISERTGLPRSTVSRLTFTLCALGYLTHGRHHDKYRLGPSALALGNIAAAAFGFIETATPIMQKLANDTKTLIGVAIQDDGEMLMVKTWRPENSATIWLNVGYRMPVLKSSTGAAYIGAMNEAERNKIMSILPEDQTDECMELWARSQDHLLANGYMYLTGGDRFSASINALATPYRPSEFSEPVAFLSGAAADVLTEARMNDSVGPELAAAVEQLRHVTGQHYSVLLPV
- a CDS encoding malonyl-CoA synthase, producing the protein MANPLYDQLFGKHAGKATPFLHLADGSTLTHADFLATGAQFAHVLTNRGLKPGDRLAAQIQKSPEALALYAACAQAGVIFLPLNTAYTVDELTYFIENSGASLVVCDTASEAALKPVAEGLGAKTETLNADGSGSLTAAAKDMPATFETVSRSADDLAAFLYTSGTTGRSKGAMLTQANLLSNATDLAQYWRFSDKDVLLHALPIFHTHGLFVATNVMLSVGGSMIFLPKFDLDAMIANLPKATSMMGVPTFYTRLLDDARFTKELTSHMRLFISGSAPLLAETHVRFEEVTGHRILERYGMTETNMNTSNPYDGERRAGTVGFPLPGVDLKITNPETGETLANGEVGQIEVRGPNVFKGYWQMPEKTAAELREDGFFITGDLGKIDEDGYVHIVGRNKDLIISGGYNIYPKEIELVLDEQPGVLESAVIGVPHADFGETVLGLIVPNSGDNPDLDAIQNTVAGALARFKHPRKLILVDSLPRNTMGKVQKNVLRETYADLFAPAAQ
- a CDS encoding TRAP transporter large permease; the protein is MDPATIGLIAFALMLILLAMRVPIAFALIGVATAAAFMIFALRTGTFMPERAFRATSAMVFSNSFDLIHSFDLSMIPLFVALGNIAYKAGITTAVYNSARVWLVQLRGGVAVASVIGCGGFSAISGSSVACASTMGKICTPEMLRLGYDPRLATASVAAGGTLGSLIPPSVLFIIYAIFTETSVSKLFLAGVLPGLLTLIGFVIVIGFWITADPKVAPPREKPASTAEKIRAAKDAWPAALIFLIIVIGIYGGFFTATAAAAVSVVVTTAIGFLQRRLSLSDLWHAVRDTVIQTSSLFIVAAGAKIFVAAIALTGMAPALVQAVADAQLSPAMLLFCICLVYLVLGMFLDPIGIMVLTLPLMIPLVEANGMDLIWFGVVVVKLLEIGLITPPVGLNVFVLANVVGRDAPVGTIFAGIWRFLCADVIVLALIVAFPAISLFLSQAVK
- a CDS encoding malonyl-CoA decarboxylase, with the protein product MTLLADLLSSLFDRRYRTFLPGGDDNRSMEELTAALIGAAGEVSGSTIARHILDRYERADESEKQAFFRHLAEDMAVSVADLREALETYEKGQSKASYRALVHTAEPKRQELIRRLNQVPDATRSLVAMREDLLRFSKSDDALQALDVDFGHLFASWFNRGFLVLRPINWESPANILEKIIAYEAVHAIHSWDDLRRRLQPADRRCFAFFHPTMPDEPLIFVEVALTKGIPSSVQDLLSEEREHIEAEDANTAVFYSISNCQKGLAGISFGNSLIKQVAADLSLELQGLKTFVTLSPIPGFRSWAEKAELEPLPDDPKQLKALAAHYLIAAKRPNGMPLDPVARFHLGNGAQVYQVHADADLSEKGQQQSAGVMVNYLYNLAKVSQNHERFASSHEIAASSDIKSLSAAAEKQLDRSPTDGQPAL